A stretch of DNA from Malus sylvestris chromosome 9, drMalSylv7.2, whole genome shotgun sequence:
AAAGGAAAACTCAAAATGAAAACTTGATAAACAATTTTAGGTGCagaaaaatttgttttcaatCAAGCTAGTAACCCTTTTTTTAGATAATCTTATTAGTATATATAAGTTTAAATGTAATTCTATAGGCTGTTTTGGTGGTAATTTTCTCTAATCTGGTGTAATAAATATAATTATCCTGTAGTGATGATGGATATTCTGCCCCTAATTATAATTAGCTCACTAAGCAAGCCTATGTTGGCTAATTAGGCTCCATTTGTTGTTCATCTTGGGCATCATTTGATTAATTGCTTTGCTGATGCACTTGTAAGTTGTAACTGTTTTCATCAGATATTTAATAGAAGAGTACAATTAGTACCTTTCTCTACTTCTGTGTTCATTTCTCCTTGGTGCTAAAACGCAACTCgctaattttataaaatatagtTTATTAAAACCATATAAAATACATGTACAAGGAGATACGaccaattcaagatcacaatttcatataattaattttgtgatatgtacttttaaaatgacaataCTCTTCTTGTTCTCGAAAAGGATGAAAGTTTCATTTTTTGGTAACGTAATAGCATTTCACTATATCATAAGATATTCAGAACAGTTCATTCTTTTGACTATAATCTAAGAATTATATTGAGCaaaattcattcatttggaGTTCGTTTAGTCATATGTGTCGAACAAATCAACTGTTATGGTATAACAAGTAGCATCATCAAGGAAATACTGTCACATTAGTCTAAAaaaagttaagtgagtttggaCGAGAGTAGTATTAGGATGGTTGACTTCCTAGAAAATCCTCGTGTTGCATTCCCCTGATGGCGAGCCTTGGCCAACGGAAAGGTTGCTCAATTGTGATTGAAATGTCACAAATTCGAGTCGTAAAAATAGCCTCTTTGCAAAGTAAAAGTACATTCCCTAACCTCGCAAATCAGGAAGTCTTGTTGACTTGGGTCGCCCTTTTAGTCTCAAAAAAGTACTATCCTTCTAAAAATAATAGCATGGAAGATAGATCATATTGGCATCTTTGGCTGGGTCAAATTTAACAATTGGAGGTCTTTTAAGTTGGTTATTGTTTATAGCCCGAGACTAATAAGAAAAAATGGAATAAAAACAAACGATAAGACCATTTCAGCATTCAATGATTCCATCACATGAGAAAATCTTCCTATTCCCCTACCTATAAATATGCACAATAGCATCAGAGCCAACTTCAATTAAATCAACCACTTGCAAATACATAGCATACACTCAAAAGAAATTGATAGCTAGTAGCTAGAAATGGCAAGGAAGAGAAAAGTTAGTGAGGGAGTGGAAGACTACACTACTACTTCAGGTGAGGGAACCATGGCTTGGGACGAGATGGTGAAGGAAGCTTCCGCTGTCGCCGAGCTAGGTGGAGCACGTAGGGCACGAAAGCGCTTTGTTGGTGTCCGGCAAAGACCCTCCGGCAGATGGGTGGCCGAGATTAAGGACACCATtcaaaaaattagggtttggctAGGCACCTTTGACACAGCGGAGGAAGCAGCCAGGGCCTACGACGAAGCTGCCTGCTTGCTTCGCGGTGCCAACACCAGAACCAACTTCTGGCCTTGTTCCCAATCGCCATCTACAACTCCAGCGTTGCCCTCAAAGATCACAAACCTCCTCCTCCAGAGGTTGAAGGCAAGAAACAACGCCATCTCTtgctctcctcctccttctgttCCTCTCCTTATCAACCACCACTACGATCAAAATCTTCACGAACAAGCAACAGAAACCGATTTCTCCGAAACTCAATATACAGATTTTCTCAACGATCCCGAAGATTATTATATCACAAGCAACAACAACCAAGAAATTATCACTGATCACATCAGTGCAAGCAGCATTGACTACATGACGTCGAGCTTCGAATCATGCTTGACTGACAAGGAAACTGATCACATGGAGTACGGTAACTTGAGTGAATTGGAGCAACAGACTTGTAGCGGCGAAGATGCAAATTTCGCAGCGGAAGGATCGGAGGCAGATGTTgatcaagaacaagaagaagaggaggaagtgAACGGAGATCAAGTTGGAGTGATGGACTTCCAGTTTGTTGATGATATCGGAGCATCCAACTCAAACTACTACTCTCCGTCGCCTTTCGAGATTGCTGAGGAGATAGAGGAGCCGGTTCTGGAG
This window harbors:
- the LOC126634175 gene encoding ethylene-responsive transcription factor ERN2-like — translated: MARKRKVSEGVEDYTTTSGEGTMAWDEMVKEASAVAELGGARRARKRFVGVRQRPSGRWVAEIKDTIQKIRVWLGTFDTAEEAARAYDEAACLLRGANTRTNFWPCSQSPSTTPALPSKITNLLLQRLKARNNAISCSPPPSVPLLINHHYDQNLHEQATETDFSETQYTDFLNDPEDYYITSNNNQEIITDHISASSIDYMTSSFESCLTDKETDHMEYGNLSELEQQTCSGEDANFAAEGSEADVDQEQEEEEEVNGDQVGVMDFQFVDDIGASNSNYYSPSPFEIAEEIEEPVLEAESYADEPSMLRAAMKRMKYERKFSASLYAFNGIPECLKLRIGSGNGKGRGVSECLSNLQRACSNKNKEEEVVTVAAAEHARNDSKQEEQGSSSMDVSLSSDGELSLWGSLDLQPICFLSTK